GCCGCGCCCATGAGCAACGTGACGAGCTCGCCGCCGAAGGCGAGCATCCGGTCGAGCAGCGTCAGTCCGGCCGCCCGCACATCGTGGTCGATCACGACGACATCGTGGCCGACCAGACCGAGTCCGTCGCCCGCCTCGCAGGTGCCGACCATGGTGAGCGCCCGCTCCGGGGCGGCCCGCAGCGCACCCCAGCGGGTGGTCGCGGCCGCCTCCGACATAGCGAAGGCGTCGTCGACGGCGATCCGGCCGCGGTCGTGTACCGCCAGCGCCGCGAGCCCCTGCACCACCGACGCGCTCGGCAGCAGTAGCACGTCGCGGTGCGCGTCCCGGGCGGCGACACCGACCGCGACCAGGTCGTGCGCGGGCAGTGCGCCGTTGGGCAGCACCAGGACCTCACGATTCGGCATCGCACGGATCGCGTCGAGCAAGGCGGCCGCGGTCACCGGGCCGTCGCCGTCCAAAACCACCGCGCCCGCGTCCTCGAACAGGGCGGCCGCGCCGTCGCCCGCGGCCACCGCGAGGATGCCGCGATCGGCGGGGCCCTCGGGGACGGGCAGTTCGTCACCGGTGACGAGCTGTTCGGCGGCGTCGTGCAGCGGCTCATGCCGGGCCAGGGCGAAGCTCTCGATCCGGATACCGCTGAGCCGCCCCGTCGCGAGGCCCGCCTCCACCGCCGCGCCGGCATCGGCGCAGTGCACGTGCGCGGACCAGGAGCCCTGCCCGTCGCCGACCACCACCACCGAATCCCCCAGTTCGGTGAGCCGGGCGCGCAGTGCCGCCAGCCGCGCCTCGTCGGTGTCGCTCAGCAGGTACATCACTTCGTATTGCGGTGTGGGCGAAGCTGTTTCGGCCGGTTCGGGTTCGGGCCGGGGCATGCCGGGTTC
This genomic stretch from Nocardia brasiliensis ATCC 700358 harbors:
- a CDS encoding DAK2 domain-containing protein, producing MDGTALLRWGRTCLDGLAHRREEINALNVFPIPDADTGTNLLATMRAAMAAAEAIATPSSAREVTAHEVAAAMARGATIGARGNSGIILSQVLRGIAEAVRAGPLTAATLREALRRAAVLVRAALSVPIEGTILTVLDCAAASAAADADGTLAEVALAAADGAAKALGETPSQLGVLRDAGVVDAGARGLVVLLDSLVSVTLGEIPSRPEYTPKEPGMPRPEPEPAETASPTPQYEVMYLLSDTDEARLAALRARLTELGDSVVVVGDGQGSWSAHVHCADAGAAVEAGLATGRLSGIRIESFALARHEPLHDAAEQLVTGDELPVPEGPADRGILAVAAGDGAAALFEDAGAVVLDGDGPVTAAALLDAIRAMPNREVLVLPNGALPAHDLVAVGVAARDAHRDVLLLPSASVVQGLAALAVHDRGRIAVDDAFAMSEAAATTRWGALRAAPERALTMVGTCEAGDGLGLVGHDVVVIDHDVRAAGLTLLDRMLAFGGELVTLLMGAAAPDGLADALAAHIGDEFPGVEVTVYSGGQHGDLVQIGVE